From Shewanella psychrophila, a single genomic window includes:
- a CDS encoding UDP-2,3-diacylglucosamine diphosphatase — protein MRTLFIGDLHLSADRPDITLAFNQFLDTQLDDAEALYILGDLFEVWIGDDIAEPFANELAEKLHGISQNLPIYYIHGNRDFLIGHQYAKRSGMILLPEVHSLDLYGTPTVILHGDSLCTLDKAYQRFRRFRNNPAIKWIYSHLPKHTRQNIATNIRAKSKASNMNKSYTIMDVESDAVIKLMNHCGATQMIHGHTHRPDVHHLGKNQAGIEKRRIVVGDWYEQGSVLSVSKDNLALTSLPFQAN, from the coding sequence ATGCGCACACTTTTTATAGGCGATCTGCATCTATCTGCAGATCGTCCTGATATTACACTCGCCTTCAATCAGTTTCTCGATACCCAACTCGATGATGCCGAAGCACTTTATATACTTGGCGATCTATTTGAAGTTTGGATCGGAGATGATATTGCCGAACCCTTCGCTAATGAATTAGCCGAAAAGCTCCACGGCATCTCACAGAATCTCCCCATATATTATATCCATGGGAATCGAGATTTTTTGATCGGCCACCAATATGCGAAACGTTCCGGCATGATCTTGTTGCCTGAAGTCCATAGTCTTGACCTTTATGGTACTCCAACCGTGATCCTTCATGGCGATAGCCTCTGCACACTCGATAAGGCCTACCAAAGGTTCAGACGTTTCAGAAATAACCCGGCTATTAAGTGGATTTATTCACACTTGCCTAAGCACACTCGCCAAAATATTGCGACCAACATACGTGCTAAAAGTAAGGCGAGTAACATGAATAAAAGCTATACCATCATGGATGTTGAGAGCGATGCCGTCATTAAGCTAATGAATCATTGCGGCGCAACACAGATGATCCATGGCCATACACATAGACCCGATGTTCATCATTTAGGCAAAAATCAGGCAGGAATTGAGAAACGTCGAATTGTTGTCGGTGACTGGTACGAACAAGGCAGTGTACTTAGCGTATCGAAAGATAATCTAGCCTTAACCAGCCTCCCCTTTCAAGCTAACTAA
- the miaE gene encoding tRNA isopentenyl-2-thiomethyl-A-37 hydroxylase MiaE, whose translation MQQLLAPIHAFLGCETPDTWIEVAKKSESLSDLLIDHCNCELKAAQTAMFLIRKYAVDKDSGQLLLQWAKPYEEFIYQKDRDIDAFLSRDSKKNDFVGELVAKSGFEHGSELISKMVRLIKEEFHHFEQVLEIMQARDIPYQNMTAGRYAKGMMKQVRTHEPAALVDKLIIGAFIEARSCERFAKLAPYLDDELNRFYVSLLRSEARHYQDYLVLAELIQANAMTKKSVPVSDRIAIIRQAEAELILSADPEFKFHSGAPEF comes from the coding sequence ATGCAGCAATTGTTAGCCCCGATCCATGCTTTTTTAGGATGTGAAACACCAGACACCTGGATTGAGGTGGCAAAAAAGTCGGAAAGTTTATCTGACTTACTTATCGATCACTGTAACTGTGAGTTAAAGGCGGCCCAAACCGCGATGTTTCTTATTAGGAAATACGCAGTCGATAAGGATAGCGGTCAATTGTTACTTCAATGGGCAAAACCTTATGAGGAATTCATTTATCAAAAAGACAGAGATATAGATGCTTTTTTATCTCGTGACAGTAAGAAAAATGATTTTGTCGGGGAGTTAGTCGCTAAATCTGGCTTCGAACATGGCTCAGAACTTATAAGCAAGATGGTTCGCCTTATTAAGGAGGAGTTTCACCATTTCGAGCAGGTATTGGAGATCATGCAAGCACGAGATATCCCTTACCAGAACATGACTGCAGGTCGTTATGCAAAAGGCATGATGAAGCAAGTCAGAACCCATGAGCCTGCAGCCTTAGTCGATAAGCTCATCATAGGGGCTTTTATCGAGGCTCGTTCTTGTGAGCGTTTCGCAAAACTAGCACCATACCTAGACGATGAATTAAATCGATTCTATGTTTCTTTATTACGTTCAGAGGCGAGACATTATCAAGATTATTTGGTGCTAGCTGAGTTGATTCAGGCTAATGCTATGACTAAGAAAAGTGTGCCTGTAAGTGATCGAATAGCCATCATTCGCCAGGCTGAAGCTGAGCTCATCTTATCTGCCGATCCTGAGTTTAAATTTCACAGTGGCGCGCCAGAGTTTTGA
- a CDS encoding Yip1 family protein — MILNHLMGLYTHPKEEWHTIEQNHEALKSSLSHILLIALIPVICTFIAATELGWNLGVGDRLFLTQESALLMSGGMYFGLIAGVFALAYLAFWMAKTFDADPSYTQALELASYTATPLFMVGLAALYPSIWFVMVVGFFGLAYSVYLLYTGVPIIMNIPEEKGFIYASSVVTAGLVLLVALMASSVILWSFGFGPMYQ; from the coding sequence ATGATATTGAATCACTTAATGGGACTCTACACTCATCCAAAGGAAGAGTGGCACACAATTGAGCAAAATCATGAAGCACTGAAGAGTAGCCTGAGCCATATCTTACTCATTGCACTCATCCCAGTGATCTGCACCTTTATCGCTGCAACTGAACTGGGATGGAACCTAGGTGTTGGTGATCGTCTCTTCTTGACACAAGAAAGTGCACTCTTAATGTCCGGAGGCATGTATTTTGGACTCATTGCTGGTGTATTTGCACTGGCTTACTTGGCTTTTTGGATGGCGAAGACATTCGATGCAGACCCTAGCTATACTCAAGCACTCGAACTCGCATCTTACACGGCAACACCACTATTTATGGTGGGACTCGCCGCATTGTATCCATCAATTTGGTTTGTGATGGTCGTTGGCTTCTTCGGACTCGCCTACTCGGTTTATCTGCTCTATACCGGTGTACCAATCATCATGAATATTCCTGAAGAGAAAGGATTCATCTATGCCAGCTCAGTAGTCACTGCAGGCCTGGTATTACTCGTCGCCTTGATGGCATCGAGCGTTATCCTCTGGAGCTTTGGATTTGGCCCTATGTATCAATAA
- a CDS encoding IS3 family transposase (programmed frameshift), producing the protein MTTPVSTHRKRTQRDYSLGFKLQVVAAVEKGDMTYKQAQSIYGIQGRSTVLTWLRKHGKMNWTQPPRMTMPKTLKAKETPAQTIKRLEKQLEDEHLRNLLLNEAVDIIDAEYGAGLRKKLLSQGARSLQKQKVASLSRACELLGISRQGIYQKESRANYRAVELAPVKAMVLDLRRFMPRIGGRKLYFLLKPKLIEQGIKLGRDNFFAHLKSEGLLVKAKRSYTKTTNSKHWMKKHPNLLKEFKPAAPEEVFVSDITYIQTEEGVHYLWLVTDAYSRKIMGYELSDEMKATDVVKALDMTVNNRQYPSQAIHHSDRGLQYCSGVYQSALKASDIRPSMTDGYDCYQNALAERINGILKQEFLLYPCSNIDELKRLVEESVYIYNEMRPHLSLGMKTPNQVHKKDQKHVLLV; encoded by the exons ATGACAACTCCAGTATCTACACATCGTAAGCGTACACAGCGAGATTATTCGTTAGGCTTTAAATTGCAGGTTGTTGCCGCTGTTGAAAAAGGCGACATGACCTATAAGCAAGCCCAAAGCATCTATGGTATCCAAGGCCGTTCAACTGTACTTACCTGGCTCAGAAAACACGGTAAGATGAATTGGACTCAACCACCGAGGATGACCATGCCTAAAACTCTAAAAGCCAAAGAAACACCTGCCCAGACAATTAAACGTCTTGAAAAGCAGTTGGAAGATGAGCACTTACGTAACCTACTACTCAATGAGGCTGTTGATATCATAGATGCAGAGTACGGAGCAGGCCTGAGAAAAAAGT TACTTAGCCAAGGAGCGAGAAGCCTTCAAAAACAGAAAGTAGCAAGCTTAAGTCGTGCTTGCGAGCTACTTGGCATATCAAGGCAAGGTATCTATCAAAAAGAATCTAGGGCGAACTATCGTGCTGTTGAACTCGCTCCGGTAAAGGCAATGGTTTTAGATTTACGCCGATTTATGCCGCGAATAGGCGGTAGAAAGCTGTACTTTTTACTCAAACCAAAACTTATCGAGCAAGGGATTAAGCTTGGAAGAGATAACTTCTTTGCTCATTTGAAATCAGAGGGCTTGCTGGTTAAAGCTAAACGTAGCTATACAAAAACAACGAACAGCAAGCATTGGATGAAGAAGCATCCCAACTTACTTAAGGAGTTTAAACCTGCGGCACCAGAGGAGGTGTTTGTTAGTGACATAACCTATATTCAAACAGAAGAAGGTGTTCACTACTTATGGCTGGTGACTGATGCATATAGCCGAAAAATCATGGGCTATGAGCTTAGTGATGAGATGAAAGCAACAGATGTGGTTAAAGCGCTCGATATGACAGTCAACAATCGTCAATATCCGAGTCAAGCAATTCACCACTCAGATAGAGGGTTACAGTATTGCTCTGGAGTCTATCAATCAGCGTTAAAAGCAAGTGATATCAGACCGTCAATGACAGATGGATATGACTGCTATCAAAATGCACTGGCAGAGAGAATTAACGGTATATTGAAGCAGGAATTTTTATTATACCCATGCAGTAACATTGATGAGCTAAAACGGCTCGTTGAAGAGTCAGTTTATATATACAATGAAATGAGGCCGCACTTAAGCTTGGGAATGAAAACCCCAAATCAAGTGCATAAAAAAGACCAGAAGCATGTGCTACTGGTCTAA
- the glnS gene encoding glutamine--tRNA ligase has translation MSHVDSEVRPSNFIRNIIDEDIESGKHTSVHTRFPPEPNGFLHIGHAKSICLNFGIAKDYKGQCNLRFDDTNPEKEDIDYVHSIQDDVKWLGFEWSGDIRYSSNYFDQLHGYAVELITKGLAYVCFLNSEETREYRGTLKAPGKNSPYRETSAAENLELFEKMRKGEFKEGECALRAKIDMASSFMCMRDPIIYRIRFAHHHQTGDKWCIYPMYDFTHCISDAIEDISHSLCTLEFQDNRRLYDWVLDHLDDFQAPNRTRQYEFSRLNLEYTLMSKRKLNDLVTRELVHGWDDPRMPTLAGLRRRGYTAASIREFCLRIGVTKQDNMVEVAMLDACIREELNDNAPRAMAVINPVKVIIENYPEGQVETLNAPIHPSKEELGKREVIFGRELFIDADDFREEANKKYKRLVQGKEVRLRNAYVIKAERCDKDAEGNITTIYCTYDNETLGVNPADGRKVKGVIHWVEASSAKPAEFRLYNRLFTDTNPAAAETVNEVLNPSSLVVKHGVVEAGLINAEAEKAYQFEREGYFCADSKDSTSDNLIFNLTVALRDSSQ, from the coding sequence ATGAGTCATGTGGACAGCGAAGTTCGTCCCAGTAACTTCATTCGTAACATCATAGATGAAGACATCGAAAGCGGTAAGCACACCAGTGTGCATACTCGTTTCCCACCTGAGCCAAATGGCTTTCTTCATATCGGTCATGCTAAATCTATCTGCTTGAACTTCGGTATAGCTAAGGATTACAAGGGCCAATGTAATTTACGTTTTGATGATACGAATCCTGAAAAAGAAGATATCGATTATGTGCATTCGATTCAGGACGACGTAAAGTGGCTCGGTTTCGAGTGGTCTGGAGATATTCGTTACTCATCTAATTACTTCGATCAGCTACATGGCTATGCTGTTGAGTTGATCACTAAGGGCTTAGCTTATGTCTGCTTCCTAAACAGTGAAGAGACACGTGAGTATCGCGGTACATTGAAAGCACCGGGTAAGAACAGTCCTTACCGTGAAACTTCAGCGGCTGAGAACCTTGAGTTGTTTGAGAAGATGCGCAAGGGTGAGTTCAAAGAAGGTGAATGTGCGTTAAGAGCTAAGATCGATATGGCATCGTCTTTTATGTGCATGCGCGACCCTATCATCTACCGCATTCGTTTCGCTCACCATCATCAAACGGGTGATAAGTGGTGTATCTACCCAATGTATGATTTTACTCATTGTATCTCGGATGCTATAGAGGATATCAGTCACTCTTTATGTACATTAGAGTTTCAAGACAACCGTCGTTTGTACGACTGGGTACTTGATCATTTAGATGATTTTCAAGCACCTAACAGAACTCGTCAATATGAGTTCTCCAGGTTGAATCTTGAATACACCTTGATGTCCAAGCGTAAGCTAAATGACTTGGTTACTCGTGAGCTGGTACATGGCTGGGACGACCCACGTATGCCAACTTTGGCAGGACTGCGCCGTCGTGGTTACACTGCGGCATCCATACGTGAGTTTTGCCTGCGTATCGGCGTGACTAAGCAAGACAACATGGTTGAAGTTGCTATGTTAGATGCCTGTATTCGCGAAGAACTCAATGATAATGCACCGCGTGCAATGGCTGTGATTAATCCGGTTAAAGTGATTATCGAAAACTACCCAGAAGGGCAAGTTGAGACCTTGAATGCGCCTATTCACCCAAGCAAAGAAGAGTTGGGTAAGCGGGAGGTCATATTTGGTCGTGAGCTGTTTATCGATGCCGATGACTTCCGTGAAGAAGCTAACAAGAAGTATAAGCGTCTTGTTCAAGGTAAAGAGGTACGCCTACGTAATGCTTATGTCATTAAAGCTGAGCGCTGTGACAAAGATGCAGAAGGTAACATCACCACTATCTATTGTACTTATGACAATGAGACCTTAGGTGTCAATCCAGCTGATGGGCGTAAAGTGAAAGGTGTTATTCACTGGGTCGAAGCAAGCAGTGCCAAACCTGCCGAGTTCCGCCTATACAACAGGCTTTTTACTGATACTAATCCAGCTGCTGCTGAAACCGTAAATGAGGTGCTAAACCCCTCCTCTCTTGTTGTTAAGCATGGTGTTGTTGAAGCTGGGCTTATTAATGCTGAAGCAGAGAAGGCGTATCAGTTTGAGCGCGAAGGATACTTCTGTGCAGACAGCAAAGATTCAACGTCCGACAACTTAATCTTCAACTTGACGGTAGCGCTGCGAGATTCATCTCAGTAA
- the feoB gene encoding Fe(2+) transporter permease subunit FeoB, with protein sequence MAKQFHCVTVGNPNAGKSTLFNALTGANQQVGNWSGVTVEKKTGVFTLNDTDVSLTDLPGIYDLLPAGKSCDCSLDEQIAQQFLAEQQIDGIINLVDATNIERHLYLTIQLRELGIPMVVVLNKIDAAKSHGIEVDVEQMSKTLGCPVVGVCSRDEVDIEKVKAQVVILLEGRVSEKALILNYDASIETGVSSLLSSDTSLSRGRALAMLANGIGCGQCKNGQMHDEVNECSESISRQGQDIEVMVATTRFDFVQSVYDSSVSSDGSETLSDKLDRVILHPVAGVPVFLFVMYLMFMFSINVGSAFIDFFDITAGAIFVDHLGAFMSSLGSPAWLVTIIAGGIGQGIQTVATFIPVIAALFLALSVLEGSGYMARAAFVVDGLMRRIGLPGKAFVPMIVGFGCSVPAIMATRTLGSERERIVTGMMAPFMSCGARLPVYALFAAAFFPESGQNLVFLLYIIGILAAVGTGLLLRSTLLPGSSSAVVMELPSYEKPKFKTVMNRTGKRTKSFILGAGKTIVIVVTLLNFVNAIGVDGTFGHEDSSASVLSVASQKVTPFFGPMGVEQDNWPATVGIITGIFAKEAVVGTLNSLYSTAGSGDEELAPFSETLNEALSTIPENLFGIALDDPLSISVGDVSSVEAASEELEVDTSTFTALQAGFSGITAAFAYLLFILLYTPCVAAMGALVGEFGGRWAAFAGVWTFALAYGTATVFYQAATFSDHPLSSSLWIGFFISALAIFYVWLKVKAKRTEMTTLDVKVIT encoded by the coding sequence ATGGCTAAGCAATTTCATTGTGTTACTGTCGGTAATCCTAATGCGGGTAAATCGACACTTTTTAATGCACTTACGGGAGCCAATCAACAGGTTGGTAACTGGTCCGGTGTTACCGTAGAGAAGAAAACAGGTGTATTTACCTTAAATGATACCGATGTTTCTCTAACCGATCTTCCTGGTATCTATGATTTATTGCCTGCCGGTAAAAGTTGTGACTGCTCGTTGGATGAGCAGATTGCGCAGCAGTTCCTCGCTGAACAGCAGATAGACGGCATCATCAACCTTGTCGATGCAACCAATATTGAGCGACACCTTTACCTCACGATTCAACTGCGTGAGCTCGGCATTCCCATGGTTGTCGTGCTCAACAAGATAGATGCGGCCAAGAGCCACGGCATTGAAGTCGATGTTGAGCAGATGAGCAAAACCTTAGGCTGTCCGGTTGTGGGTGTTTGCTCAAGAGATGAAGTCGATATCGAGAAAGTGAAGGCGCAAGTTGTGATTTTACTTGAAGGTAGGGTGTCTGAGAAAGCCTTGATTCTTAATTACGACGCTAGCATTGAGACTGGTGTTTCGAGTTTATTATCCAGTGATACAAGTTTAAGTCGTGGCCGCGCGCTCGCCATGTTGGCCAATGGAATAGGCTGTGGTCAGTGTAAGAATGGCCAGATGCACGATGAAGTTAATGAGTGTTCCGAGTCGATTTCTAGGCAAGGACAAGATATAGAAGTCATGGTGGCAACCACACGTTTCGACTTCGTTCAAAGTGTCTACGACTCCTCTGTATCATCGGATGGCAGTGAAACCCTGAGTGACAAACTAGACAGGGTGATTCTTCACCCTGTGGCTGGCGTACCGGTATTTCTGTTTGTCATGTATCTGATGTTCATGTTCAGTATCAATGTGGGTAGTGCGTTTATTGATTTCTTTGATATTACCGCTGGCGCAATATTTGTCGATCACCTAGGCGCATTTATGTCTAGCTTGGGCTCGCCGGCTTGGCTGGTGACTATCATTGCTGGTGGTATTGGACAAGGTATTCAAACTGTAGCGACCTTTATTCCTGTTATCGCGGCCTTGTTTTTAGCGCTATCTGTGCTTGAGGGTTCGGGTTATATGGCTCGTGCGGCATTTGTTGTCGATGGCCTTATGCGTCGCATCGGTCTGCCGGGTAAGGCCTTCGTGCCTATGATCGTGGGATTTGGTTGTTCAGTACCTGCTATTATGGCCACACGTACCTTAGGAAGTGAACGTGAGCGTATAGTGACAGGTATGATGGCGCCGTTTATGTCCTGTGGTGCAAGGCTTCCTGTGTATGCGCTGTTTGCCGCCGCCTTTTTCCCTGAGTCAGGACAGAACCTGGTTTTCTTACTCTATATCATAGGAATATTAGCCGCGGTAGGCACGGGGTTACTCCTGCGCTCAACCTTGCTTCCTGGTAGCAGCAGCGCTGTGGTGATGGAATTACCGAGTTACGAGAAACCCAAATTTAAGACTGTAATGAATCGAACCGGTAAACGAACTAAAAGTTTTATACTGGGTGCGGGCAAGACCATTGTCATCGTGGTGACCTTGCTAAACTTCGTCAATGCCATAGGCGTAGACGGTACCTTTGGTCATGAAGATAGCTCAGCGTCTGTACTCAGTGTTGCCAGCCAGAAAGTGACGCCATTTTTCGGTCCCATGGGAGTTGAGCAAGATAACTGGCCAGCTACTGTGGGTATTATCACAGGTATATTTGCCAAAGAAGCGGTCGTCGGTACTCTGAACAGCTTGTATAGCACAGCTGGTTCGGGTGATGAAGAGCTAGCACCGTTTTCTGAAACACTCAATGAAGCCTTAAGTACCATTCCGGAAAACTTGTTCGGTATTGCACTCGATGATCCCTTGTCTATCTCTGTGGGGGATGTGTCTTCGGTAGAAGCCGCATCGGAAGAGTTGGAGGTGGATACTTCGACTTTCACCGCGCTTCAGGCTGGTTTCTCCGGGATCACGGCAGCCTTTGCCTATTTGTTATTTATTTTACTCTATACACCATGTGTCGCGGCAATGGGCGCGTTAGTGGGAGAGTTCGGTGGACGCTGGGCTGCATTTGCCGGGGTTTGGACCTTTGCCTTAGCTTATGGCACGGCGACGGTCTTCTATCAGGCGGCAACATTCAGTGACCATCCGCTTTCATCGAGTCTGTGGATAGGATTCTTTATCAGTGCGCTGGCAATTTTCTATGTTTGGTTGAAGGTGAAAGCCAAACGGACTGAGATGACGACACTTGATGTAAAAGTGATCACATAA
- a CDS encoding FeoA family protein, with protein sequence MKLSDLNSGDHATISEVGQLSLPSVVKRKLLSMGITPNTSFYMIRKAPMGSGLLLDIRGSRLCMRRDLADIIDVDRVSVEKVEAVPTNG encoded by the coding sequence ATGAAATTAAGCGATTTAAACTCTGGCGATCATGCCACGATTTCAGAAGTTGGCCAGTTGAGTTTGCCATCGGTTGTTAAACGAAAATTACTTTCCATGGGGATCACCCCAAACACGTCATTCTACATGATCCGTAAAGCTCCCATGGGATCCGGCCTCTTGCTCGATATTCGAGGAAGCCGATTATGCATGCGTAGAGATCTTGCTGATATTATTGATGTAGATAGAGTTAGTGTTGAAAAAGTTGAGGCGGTACCTACGAATGGCTAA
- a CDS encoding DmsE family decaheme c-type cytochrome, whose product MNMGSAWTKSKALPCLLFLFTVFSLNLAAAPWDDKDPAEVEAILDQKFAEGKYSSKGADTCLMCHRKSTKVMALFDGVHGNVNIKGSPMAELQCEACHGPLGKHNRGGKEPMITFGINSPVPTQKQNSVCMSCHNDDQRMVWSGNHHDNADVSCASCHSVHTGHDPISDRKTEVEVCTSCHTQQKADIHKRSSHPLKWQQMVCSDCHNPHGSLSDSSLKQMSVNENCYSCHAEKRGPKLWEHSPVTDNCANCHNPHGSVNEAMLISKPPQLCQSCHASDGHASNPVFANQKNAFNAGQSCMNCHSQVHGSNHPSGKLLQR is encoded by the coding sequence ATGAACATGGGATCTGCTTGGACAAAAAGCAAGGCCTTACCTTGCCTGTTATTTTTATTCACGGTGTTTAGTTTAAATCTAGCGGCTGCCCCTTGGGATGATAAAGACCCTGCCGAAGTAGAAGCTATTCTCGACCAAAAATTTGCCGAAGGTAAATACTCCTCAAAAGGCGCTGACACTTGCCTGATGTGTCACAGAAAGAGTACCAAAGTGATGGCGCTATTTGACGGTGTCCATGGCAATGTCAACATCAAAGGCTCTCCTATGGCCGAATTGCAATGCGAAGCCTGTCACGGACCTTTAGGCAAACACAACCGAGGTGGCAAGGAGCCGATGATCACCTTTGGTATTAATTCGCCAGTTCCGACGCAAAAACAAAATAGTGTCTGCATGAGCTGTCACAATGATGATCAACGTATGGTTTGGAGTGGTAATCATCACGACAACGCCGATGTCAGTTGCGCCAGTTGTCACTCAGTTCACACGGGACACGATCCCATTAGTGACCGTAAAACTGAAGTCGAAGTTTGTACTTCATGTCACACCCAGCAAAAAGCCGATATCCATAAGCGCTCTTCTCATCCGTTAAAATGGCAACAGATGGTCTGTAGTGATTGTCATAATCCCCATGGAAGTTTAAGTGATTCTAGCCTTAAGCAGATGAGTGTGAATGAAAACTGCTATTCATGCCACGCAGAGAAACGCGGTCCAAAACTGTGGGAGCATTCACCAGTCACCGACAATTGCGCCAATTGTCATAACCCCCATGGTAGCGTGAATGAAGCCATGCTGATCAGTAAACCACCTCAGCTATGCCAGAGTTGCCACGCTTCAGACGGCCATGCATCAAACCCAGTATTTGCCAATCAAAAGAATGCCTTCAATGCAGGCCAATCTTGTATGAACTGTCATAGCCAAGTCCATGGTTCTAATCACCCGTCCGGCAAGCTACTACAGCGTTAA
- a CDS encoding MtrB/PioB family decaheme-associated outer membrane protein: protein MMKQNMMNTLAQHSIKMSIVAIAITGVFSPAMADGYGLTQVNRTHLKLDKWECKRCKVSIDAQGSIGTGVAYNDGSDSHFGNSSGTDKDGILGHLDANVTLKSESGYRTEILADKLGYDNGSAALTTGKPGQYEVAFGYRGIANYDTDRAMTPYRVKSDAMILAEDWQTGATTGQMVSLTNSVKPAELMTQRDRFSLDAHYKGNFYKAELNYQHEVRSGQRAFSGNLLTNSAMLAQPIDDSIDNLGAKIYFNGDGWLAGIDTMISLYNNDHDALSWDSAFSPTFGAAYSGQSATAPDNKAYRIAGNAQFSDNGQQILMHSGFSRFTQEQTFLPATINGPSPDLPTANLDGQVDMIEMTIKYSGRITSELSLRASYDYKDRDNKTEVNDYPQVITDSYFAGTAANPDYDRTRQKAKLAAKYRFSRNVYLDVGYEYDHNNYSGLDRDTLHESSIYGRLHYRPSQSWSFGFKAKAQDRSGSEYKPVSRTDSPSNPLLRKTYLADRELQEYKLSANYTGSASFSASANLHISQQDYTDTQIGLTDVDTSGYDISGQYLINEDLSFNAFLNQDWRESEQASSSNFSTPNWYANADEQSTVVGLGMLYQNLLDKQLSLGVDYNYSDGQSDTEVTQGLTTPYGAYFSTSHNVNAFADYQMSESMGIRFDWIFEQYQDADWSNQGLSVDSIPNVLIFGDLSHDYNAHYFGVTLSYQL, encoded by the coding sequence ATGATGAAACAGAATATGATGAATACCCTAGCGCAACACTCGATAAAAATGAGCATAGTAGCAATCGCCATTACTGGTGTATTTTCCCCCGCCATGGCCGATGGCTACGGCCTGACACAAGTGAATCGTACCCACTTAAAACTTGATAAGTGGGAATGTAAGCGCTGCAAGGTTTCAATTGACGCCCAAGGCAGTATCGGTACAGGTGTTGCTTATAATGACGGTTCAGATAGCCACTTCGGGAATTCTAGCGGAACAGATAAAGACGGTATCCTAGGCCACTTAGATGCCAACGTGACGTTAAAGAGTGAGTCTGGTTACCGCACCGAAATTTTGGCAGATAAACTCGGTTATGACAATGGCAGTGCAGCACTGACCACTGGTAAACCTGGACAATATGAAGTCGCTTTTGGCTATCGAGGTATCGCAAATTACGATACTGACAGGGCTATGACACCTTATAGGGTAAAAAGTGATGCCATGATCCTTGCTGAAGACTGGCAAACAGGTGCCACTACAGGGCAAATGGTTTCCCTAACCAATAGCGTTAAACCAGCTGAGCTAATGACACAGCGTGACAGGTTTTCTCTGGATGCACATTATAAAGGCAATTTCTATAAAGCTGAGCTGAATTATCAGCACGAAGTACGCTCAGGACAGCGTGCCTTTAGCGGTAACTTACTCACAAACAGTGCCATGTTGGCACAACCAATCGATGACTCCATCGATAATCTAGGGGCAAAAATCTACTTCAATGGCGATGGCTGGCTTGCGGGCATAGATACCATGATCAGCCTATATAATAACGATCATGATGCACTAAGCTGGGATTCAGCGTTTAGCCCAACCTTTGGCGCAGCCTATTCGGGCCAAAGTGCAACAGCACCAGATAACAAGGCCTACCGAATAGCGGGCAATGCGCAATTTAGCGACAATGGCCAACAAATTCTAATGCATTCAGGTTTTAGCCGCTTCACCCAAGAGCAAACATTTCTACCAGCGACGATTAACGGCCCCTCTCCAGATTTACCTACTGCCAATCTGGATGGTCAAGTCGATATGATTGAAATGACCATTAAGTATTCGGGGCGTATAACCAGTGAGTTAAGTTTACGTGCCAGCTATGACTATAAAGACAGGGATAATAAAACAGAGGTAAATGATTATCCTCAGGTGATCACCGACAGCTACTTTGCAGGTACAGCTGCAAACCCTGACTATGATCGCACCCGTCAAAAGGCAAAACTTGCGGCTAAATACAGATTTAGTCGTAATGTCTATCTCGATGTCGGTTATGAATATGATCATAACAATTATAGTGGTTTGGACAGGGATACATTACATGAGTCCAGCATATATGGACGTTTACACTATCGGCCTTCTCAATCATGGTCATTTGGCTTTAAAGCCAAAGCACAAGATAGAAGTGGCAGTGAATACAAGCCAGTCAGTAGAACAGATAGCCCCAGCAATCCATTACTGAGAAAAACCTATCTTGCAGATAGAGAACTTCAAGAATATAAGCTCTCGGCAAATTACACCGGCTCAGCATCATTCTCAGCCTCTGCAAATCTACACATCAGCCAGCAAGACTATACCGACACCCAAATCGGCCTAACCGATGTCGACACTTCCGGTTATGACATTTCTGGCCAATATCTTATCAATGAAGATCTGAGCTTCAACGCTTTTCTCAACCAGGACTGGCGTGAGAGCGAACAAGCCAGTAGCAGTAACTTCAGTACACCTAACTGGTACGCGAATGCGGATGAGCAATCCACTGTCGTCGGTCTTGGAATGCTCTACCAAAACCTATTGGATAAGCAGTTATCTCTGGGGGTCGACTACAACTATTCAGATGGCCAAAGTGACACCGAAGTCACCCAAGGCTTAACGACCCCTTATGGTGCTTATTTCTCCACCAGCCATAACGTAAATGCTTTCGCCGATTACCAAATGAGTGAATCAATGGGTATACGCTTCGATTGGATTTTTGAACAGTATCAGGATGCCGACTGGAGTAACCAGGGCTTGAGTGTTGATTCCATTCCAAATGTATTGATATTTGGCGATCTCAGTCATGACTACAATGCTCATTACTTCGGAGTGACATTGAGCTATCAGCTATAA